In one bacterium genomic region, the following are encoded:
- a CDS encoding OmpA family protein: MKFFVISAVLIPLFASAQFRDLGLEGYLGGGIASPTNESEGAIFGLNVRHSFAYPIADPLQVELGIAFARLRAEEYNGDIMPIDLRLRFAPIKQQKWFPFVYAGIGLLHHDVQDVPSKADPDAEVDGWNPVVPLGLGIQYHLDEYLSFDLHGGYSMIMSDDINPVYDDTDDAYMSILAGLRVHRGNPNKDTDGDGIPDREERKIGTDPKNPDTDGDGLSDGEEYYTYRTDPRNADTDGDGLTDGAEVKTHKTDPLKADTDGDGLSDGEEVNTYTTDPLKADTDGDGLNDGQEINTTGTDPKRADSDGDGLNDGDEVNKHKTNPLDRDTDKGSVDDGTEVARRTDPLNPDDDIEKLVVTEVGQAITLEGIVFETAKSDIKPESEQILNKALNTLTFYPDLEVQIQGHTDSRGGKAYNQKLSQQRAEAVKAWLVAKGIDAARITTKGFGPDKPVATNDTEEGRQMNRRIDFVRTK, translated from the coding sequence ATGAAATTTTTTGTTATATCTGCTGTGCTGATTCCACTTTTTGCATCCGCACAGTTCCGTGATCTCGGATTGGAAGGCTATCTCGGCGGCGGTATCGCCAGCCCCACCAATGAATCTGAAGGCGCAATTTTCGGTTTGAACGTCCGCCATAGCTTCGCCTATCCCATCGCAGACCCGCTGCAAGTGGAGCTGGGTATTGCCTTTGCCCGTCTGCGCGCCGAAGAGTATAACGGCGACATCATGCCGATCGATTTGCGTCTTCGCTTCGCGCCGATCAAGCAGCAGAAGTGGTTCCCCTTCGTGTATGCCGGCATCGGTCTGCTCCATCATGACGTGCAGGATGTTCCGAGCAAAGCCGACCCCGATGCCGAAGTCGACGGCTGGAATCCTGTGGTTCCGCTCGGCCTCGGAATCCAGTATCATCTCGACGAATATCTTTCGTTCGATCTGCACGGCGGTTACAGCATGATCATGTCCGATGACATCAATCCGGTCTATGACGACACGGACGATGCCTACATGAGCATCCTCGCTGGTCTCCGCGTGCATCGCGGCAATCCCAACAAGGACACCGACGGCGACGGCATCCCCGACCGCGAAGAGCGCAAGATTGGAACGGATCCCAAGAATCCTGATACCGACGGCGACGGACTCTCCGACGGCGAAGAGTATTACACCTACCGCACCGACCCGCGCAATGCGGATACGGACGGCGACGGCTTGACGGATGGAGCGGAAGTCAAGACTCACAAGACCGACCCGCTGAAAGCCGACACCGACGGTGACGGACTCTCCGACGGCGAAGAAGTCAACACCTACACTACCGATCCGCTGAAGGCCGATACCGATGGTGACGGCTTGAATGATGGTCAGGAAATCAACACCACTGGAACCGATCCGAAGCGTGCCGACAGCGACGGCGACGGCCTGAATGACGGCGACGAAGTCAACAAGCATAAGACCAATCCGCTTGACCGCGATACCGACAAGGGCAGCGTGGACGATGGGACAGAAGTCGCTCGTCGCACCGACCCGTTGAATCCCGACGACGACATTGAGAAGCTGGTCGTCACAGAAGTCGGTCAGGCGATTACGCTCGAAGGCATTGTCTTTGAAACCGCGAAGTCCGACATCAAGCCCGAATCGGAACAGATACTGAACAAGGCGTTGAACACGCTGACCTTCTATCCCGATCTGGAAGTTCAGATTCAGGGACACACGGACAGCCGCGGCGGCAAGGCCTACAATCAGAAGCTGTCGCAGCAACGTGCGGAAGCCGTGAAGGCTTGGCTTGTTGCCAAGGGCATTGATGCCGCTCGCATCACCACCAAGGGCTTCGGTCCCGACAAGCCCGTGGCGACCAACGACACCGAAGAAGGTCGTCAGATGAATCGCCGCATCGATTTCGTGCGCACCAAGTAG
- a CDS encoding HAMP domain-containing protein translates to MARLKPLFSRLFLPYVAVSLGTVSLLLAVIGTAYRNAELDHIEESLTDRVRMVLPLLPQDFQQTDILTLDSLLRSNAEAGSFRLTLTDASGTVLAETDTIRTAMPGQQNRPEMLSALIGRTGTALRRDHVFDNTYSFVAIPIMAGGEVVGVLRGAKQVKASRWDFLTRTAGLVGFSIFLIGFGVALIFVIVRRVSKPLKELQEGADQFAQGKLEARLDEPDTSELAALARALNYMAAQLNDRIRAIEQQREEQEAVLSSMLEGVLAVDRDAQIIMMNAGAARLFDTDAEKSKGRALEEAIRNTDIQAFVRLTLAAEQPVEREFIRYDNQERILLLRGTPILVAGELFGVVVVINDVTQMRRLEAARRDFVANASHELKTPVTAICGSIETLREGALDNPADAARFLDIIARQADYLQAIIEDLLSLARIEQATEHKQLAVEQQPIAGILQDAIEATSTIAEARGQRVSMDCPADLLAEVNGFLVRQAVVNLLDNACKYSPEGTEINVRAHREGQSVLIAVQDRGPGIAEKHLSRIFERFYRVEASRNRKFGGTGLGLAIVKHAALAHGGSAEVDTQLGRGSTFFIRLPLKRAS, encoded by the coding sequence ATGGCTCGACTAAAGCCGCTATTCAGCAGACTTTTCTTACCTTACGTCGCCGTTTCGCTTGGGACGGTTTCGCTGTTGCTTGCAGTGATCGGAACTGCCTACCGCAATGCAGAGCTTGACCATATCGAAGAGAGTCTGACCGATCGCGTGCGGATGGTCCTTCCGCTCCTCCCGCAAGATTTCCAACAAACGGATATTCTAACGTTAGATAGCCTGCTTCGGAGCAATGCCGAAGCAGGTTCTTTTCGTCTGACTCTGACGGACGCTTCGGGCACTGTCCTCGCCGAGACAGATACCATCAGAACCGCCATGCCCGGCCAGCAGAATAGGCCGGAGATGCTCAGCGCCTTGATTGGCAGGACCGGCACCGCCCTGCGCCGTGACCATGTCTTCGACAACACCTACTCCTTTGTGGCGATTCCCATCATGGCGGGCGGTGAAGTGGTCGGCGTGCTGCGCGGGGCCAAGCAAGTCAAAGCGTCAAGGTGGGATTTTCTGACTCGCACGGCAGGATTGGTAGGGTTCTCGATTTTCCTGATTGGTTTCGGCGTCGCGCTGATTTTCGTCATTGTGCGTCGCGTCAGCAAACCCCTCAAAGAGCTGCAGGAAGGAGCCGACCAGTTCGCACAAGGCAAATTGGAAGCGCGGCTCGATGAACCGGACACATCCGAATTAGCAGCTCTGGCCCGCGCCCTGAACTACATGGCCGCACAACTCAATGACCGGATAAGGGCGATCGAGCAGCAGCGCGAAGAGCAGGAAGCCGTGCTTTCATCCATGCTCGAAGGTGTGCTCGCCGTTGACCGCGACGCTCAAATCATCATGATGAACGCCGGCGCTGCCCGACTTTTCGACACGGATGCAGAAAAGTCCAAAGGACGCGCGCTGGAAGAGGCGATTCGCAACACGGACATTCAAGCCTTCGTGCGCCTGACACTGGCTGCCGAGCAGCCCGTCGAACGGGAATTTATTCGCTACGATAATCAGGAACGCATATTACTGCTGCGTGGAACTCCGATTCTGGTTGCCGGTGAGCTGTTTGGTGTCGTCGTGGTCATCAATGACGTCACGCAGATGCGTCGGCTGGAAGCGGCGCGTCGCGATTTCGTGGCGAACGCCAGTCATGAGTTGAAAACTCCCGTCACCGCCATCTGCGGCTCCATCGAAACACTGCGCGAAGGCGCACTGGATAATCCCGCCGATGCTGCCCGATTTCTGGACATCATCGCGCGGCAGGCGGACTACCTGCAAGCCATCATTGAAGACCTCCTGAGTCTTGCCCGCATCGAGCAGGCAACCGAGCACAAACAGCTCGCCGTTGAACAACAGCCGATTGCCGGAATCCTGCAGGATGCCATCGAAGCCACTTCAACCATTGCCGAAGCACGCGGACAGCGCGTTTCAATGGACTGTCCCGCAGACCTTCTTGCAGAGGTCAACGGATTTCTGGTGCGGCAAGCCGTCGTGAATCTGCTCGACAATGCCTGCAAGTATAGCCCCGAAGGCACCGAAATCAATGTCCGCGCTCACCGCGAGGGCCAGAGTGTGTTGATTGCGGTGCAGGATCGTGGTCCGGGCATCGCCGAGAAGCATCTGTCGCGCATCTTCGAACGATTCTACCGTGTCGAGGCCTCACGCAATCGCAAATTCGGCGGAACGGGACTCGGTTTAGCCATTGTGAAACATGCCGCCTTAGCCCACGGCGGTTCTGCAGAAGTAGACACTCAGCTCGGCCGCGGCAGCACGTTCTTCATCAGGCTTCCGCTGAAACGCGCCTCATAA
- a CDS encoding response regulator, which translates to MTNSILLVEDEQDIRELLEYNLARDGFTVNAVETGEQALSSVGAMPPDLILLDLMLPGIDGLQVCRRLKSDGATANIPIVMLTAKGEESDIITGLELGADDYITKPFSPKVVVARARAVLRRRAESMHGEDEVLNFNELSLHPGRHEVLVNGHKVELTNSEFRILHHMARRPGWVFTRYQLVDAVHGEKYAVSDRSVDVMIVGLRRKLGDSGHHIETVRGVGYRFRP; encoded by the coding sequence ATGACTAATTCCATATTGCTCGTGGAAGACGAGCAGGATATACGCGAACTGCTGGAGTATAACCTCGCGCGCGACGGTTTCACCGTCAATGCGGTAGAGACCGGCGAGCAAGCTTTATCGTCGGTTGGAGCCATGCCCCCCGACCTGATTCTGTTAGACTTGATGCTGCCCGGTATCGATGGCCTGCAGGTTTGCCGCAGACTGAAGTCCGACGGCGCGACCGCAAATATCCCGATCGTTATGTTGACCGCCAAGGGCGAAGAGTCAGATATCATCACCGGATTGGAGCTTGGTGCGGATGACTATATCACCAAACCCTTCAGCCCCAAAGTAGTCGTCGCCCGCGCGCGAGCAGTGTTGCGTCGTCGCGCTGAGTCCATGCACGGGGAAGATGAAGTATTGAATTTCAATGAGTTAAGCCTGCACCCGGGTCGCCACGAAGTCCTCGTGAATGGGCACAAAGTCGAACTTACCAATTCCGAATTTCGTATCTTGCACCATATGGCGCGCCGCCCGGGCTGGGTGTTCACCCGCTACCAACTGGTGGATGCCGTCCACGGTGAGAAGTATGCCGTGTCCGACCGGTCCGTAGATGTCATGATTGTCGGACTGCGCCGCAAGCTCGGCGACAGTGGCCATCACATCGAAACGGTGCGCGGCGTTGGTTATCGCTTCCGCCCTTGA
- a CDS encoding T9SS type A sorting domain-containing protein gives MLLQLFLILLFTLANFVSAQTFSDFLARVNSAPAQDRPAIVDSFLQAVPGFPFIEPTYQVHYLYFGTANTVTIPGDANQWNPSSFPMNRISGTDLWYHSRYFESDARLDYKFVLNNSNWILDPRNPYTVNGGFGPNSELRMPDFVQPPEIEFYPEIAHGALRDSVFFSQHMGNSRRVRIYAPPAYDPDGDCYPLLVVHDGLEYISLARTERILDYLIHHNQIQPLIAVFVPPVNRTEEYAGNLQANFGRFITEELLPWVDNEYNTCSESAKRGTAGASNGGNIALWLGVTYPEVFGLVGAQSSNVQSSISNTLAANADLGLKFYLDIGSYDIGVLIPLVQNLHQILQNQGYPVFYQLHHDGHSWGNWRAHLDECLIYLYPSETIADPRSAPMVRSTQLAQNYPNPFNPSTKLFFTLEHRQRARLTVFDLQGRTVDTLANGVLESGNYEFVFDGTDFPSGVYFARLTTGSESQTIKMMLLK, from the coding sequence ATGCTTTTACAACTTTTTCTTATACTGCTGTTCACGCTGGCTAACTTTGTCTCAGCACAGACCTTTAGTGACTTTCTCGCCCGTGTGAATTCCGCTCCCGCGCAGGATCGCCCCGCCATCGTCGACAGCTTTCTGCAGGCCGTGCCCGGATTTCCCTTTATTGAACCCACCTACCAAGTCCATTACCTGTACTTTGGCACGGCCAACACTGTGACCATCCCGGGGGATGCCAACCAATGGAATCCCTCGTCCTTCCCCATGAACCGGATTTCCGGCACGGACCTCTGGTATCACAGCCGCTACTTCGAGTCCGACGCTCGCCTTGACTACAAGTTTGTCCTCAACAACTCGAACTGGATCCTCGATCCGCGAAACCCTTATACGGTGAACGGCGGGTTCGGACCGAATTCCGAGCTGCGCATGCCCGACTTTGTCCAGCCGCCCGAGATAGAGTTCTATCCGGAAATCGCGCACGGGGCGCTTCGCGACTCGGTGTTCTTCAGCCAGCACATGGGCAACTCGCGGCGGGTGCGTATCTACGCTCCTCCGGCGTATGATCCCGATGGGGATTGCTATCCTCTATTAGTAGTGCATGACGGACTCGAATATATCTCGCTCGCGCGCACCGAACGGATTCTCGACTACCTAATCCACCATAATCAGATTCAGCCCTTGATTGCGGTGTTTGTCCCGCCTGTCAACCGCACCGAGGAGTATGCAGGAAATCTCCAAGCGAACTTTGGAAGGTTCATCACCGAGGAGCTTCTCCCGTGGGTGGACAATGAGTATAACACCTGCTCGGAATCTGCCAAGCGGGGCACCGCCGGTGCTTCCAACGGAGGGAACATCGCCCTCTGGCTGGGTGTCACCTATCCGGAGGTGTTTGGGTTGGTTGGGGCGCAGTCGTCGAACGTCCAAAGCTCAATCTCAAATACACTTGCCGCAAACGCGGACCTCGGCCTGAAGTTTTACTTGGATATCGGCTCCTACGATATTGGCGTTCTGATTCCTCTTGTGCAGAATCTTCATCAAATTCTTCAAAATCAAGGCTATCCAGTATTCTATCAGCTTCACCATGACGGCCACAGTTGGGGAAACTGGCGAGCGCACTTGGACGAATGCCTCATTTACCTTTATCCTTCCGAGACGATCGCTGATCCGCGTTCTGCCCCTATGGTTCGCAGCACACAACTTGCTCAGAACTACCCAAATCCATTTAATCCAAGCACAAAGCTATTCTTCACGCTCGAGCACCGCCAGCGTGCTCGGTTGACCGTCTTCGATCTTCAAGGTCGCACGGTTGACACGCTGGCAAATGGTGTTTTAGAGTCTGGAAACTATGAATTTGTGTTCGATGGAACAGACTTTCCATCCGGTGTTTACTTTGCCCGTCTGACAACAGGATCGGAATCTCAGACGATCAAAATGATGCTCTTGAAATAG
- a CDS encoding carboxypeptidase-like regulatory domain-containing protein produces the protein MVISSAVFAGTTGKIAGRVTDAETGDPIIGAAVQIEGTTQGAAADINGDFFILNVAPGQVDVRVTAIGYGTETVRGLRIITDQTSTVNFALNVEAITTGEVVITAERKLIEADRTFATSTVGASDIQALPVTNLGQVVDIQAGVVDGHFRGGRTNEVMYLVDGISVTDAYDNSQGTQIDNKVVQELQVISGTFNAEYGQAMSGIVNIVTKEGATDFHGTATTEFGDYISSNDDLWMNIDHVSPMDIQDYNFTLYGPVPMINKLSFYGSLRYLDDDGWQYGQRRWNVYYPNDRFQTFISRDGDESFAAMNYNLERWANLKLTYPLSNQMKLNYSTFYSGRTYRDYSHDWKYIPDGTLRRYRDGRTNMVKLNHALNSAMFYELAVTNTWSKYQHYLFEDPNDPRYLHPEYQEINPPFTLNIAGTDLARFKRWTNTHQGTGNLSYQASKLHLLKFGFDIKAHELFYEDINLVPVETGNTFRFSIEPISFPSHDLYKNNPYEFAAYVQDKFELPSLIVNAGLRLDYFEPDGRVPSDPKDPNIYNPLLPERADQTLEERQAYWYDKVKAKARISPRLGIAYPMSDKGVFHFAYGHFVQRPTFERMYANPEYELESGVGLNTVMGNPDLDMEETVTYEFGFQQQIHEDVSLSTSLYFRDIRSLVATDRIVETYSSGTKYAQYVNRSFGEVKGITLSMDKRMANNFSAFVDYTYQIAEGNASDPQSAYNDLKGNNPREPEQQLVPLNWDRRHTFNASLTYAIPGLRGWGATILGKYGSGLPYSPTDDGIRTGFENDGRRPDFYNVDLSAFKSFPVGRHKLVLMLTMLNALDIKNEDGIYDDTGRAGYTIVENTAVEAPEFNTLSEVYPDPSKYSRPRMVKVGVSYEF, from the coding sequence ATGGTCATAAGCTCGGCTGTTTTTGCTGGAACGACCGGCAAAATTGCCGGCCGAGTTACGGACGCCGAAACAGGCGATCCGATTATAGGCGCAGCAGTTCAGATTGAGGGAACAACCCAAGGGGCTGCCGCTGACATCAACGGGGATTTTTTCATTTTGAATGTCGCTCCGGGTCAGGTCGATGTGCGTGTAACTGCAATAGGTTACGGCACGGAGACGGTGCGCGGGCTGAGAATCATCACCGATCAGACGAGCACGGTCAACTTTGCTCTGAACGTAGAGGCCATTACGACTGGTGAAGTCGTCATCACGGCCGAGCGCAAGTTGATAGAGGCTGACCGCACGTTTGCGACGTCGACGGTCGGCGCTTCGGACATTCAAGCGCTTCCTGTGACGAATCTGGGACAGGTCGTGGATATTCAGGCCGGCGTAGTGGACGGGCACTTCCGCGGTGGCCGGACGAATGAAGTCATGTACCTCGTGGATGGCATCTCGGTGACCGACGCCTACGACAACAGTCAGGGCACGCAGATTGACAATAAGGTGGTGCAGGAGCTGCAGGTGATCAGCGGCACCTTCAACGCCGAGTACGGTCAGGCGATGTCGGGAATTGTGAATATCGTGACCAAAGAAGGCGCGACAGATTTTCACGGCACGGCGACGACCGAGTTCGGTGATTACATTTCCAGCAACGACGATCTGTGGATGAACATTGACCACGTGTCGCCGATGGATATTCAAGATTATAATTTTACGCTTTACGGGCCGGTGCCCATGATCAACAAGCTCTCGTTTTACGGGAGCTTGCGCTATTTGGACGATGACGGCTGGCAATACGGGCAACGGCGCTGGAATGTTTACTATCCTAATGACCGATTTCAGACTTTCATCTCGCGTGACGGCGATGAGTCGTTTGCGGCGATGAATTACAATCTTGAACGGTGGGCTAATCTGAAGCTGACGTATCCGCTGTCGAATCAGATGAAGCTGAATTACTCGACGTTCTACAGCGGGCGCACGTATCGTGACTACTCACACGACTGGAAATACATTCCGGACGGGACGCTGCGCCGCTACCGCGACGGCCGTACGAATATGGTGAAGCTCAACCACGCACTCAACAGTGCGATGTTCTATGAGCTGGCCGTCACCAATACGTGGAGCAAGTATCAGCATTATCTGTTTGAAGATCCCAACGATCCGCGCTACCTGCATCCCGAATATCAGGAAATCAATCCACCGTTCACGCTGAATATCGCGGGAACCGACCTCGCGCGATTCAAGCGGTGGACGAATACGCATCAGGGCACGGGGAATCTATCTTATCAGGCGAGCAAGCTGCATCTGCTGAAATTCGGGTTTGATATCAAAGCGCACGAACTGTTTTACGAAGATATCAATCTTGTGCCTGTCGAAACGGGAAACACGTTCAGATTCTCGATCGAACCGATTTCGTTTCCGTCACATGATCTTTACAAGAACAATCCATATGAGTTCGCGGCCTACGTGCAGGACAAGTTTGAACTGCCGTCCCTGATTGTGAACGCAGGATTGCGCTTGGACTATTTCGAGCCGGACGGACGGGTTCCGTCGGATCCCAAAGACCCGAACATTTATAATCCGCTGTTGCCGGAGCGCGCGGACCAGACCCTTGAAGAGCGTCAAGCCTACTGGTATGACAAGGTTAAAGCGAAGGCGCGCATTTCACCGCGATTGGGAATTGCCTACCCGATGTCCGACAAGGGTGTGTTCCACTTTGCATATGGCCACTTTGTGCAAAGACCCACATTTGAGCGGATGTATGCGAATCCGGAGTACGAATTGGAATCTGGAGTGGGTTTGAATACGGTGATGGGGAATCCCGACCTCGATATGGAAGAGACGGTGACTTACGAGTTCGGGTTCCAACAGCAGATACACGAGGACGTATCGCTTTCGACTTCTCTGTATTTCCGTGATATTCGCAGCCTTGTTGCAACGGACCGGATAGTGGAAACCTACTCTTCCGGAACCAAATACGCGCAGTACGTGAACCGCAGCTTCGGCGAGGTCAAGGGCATTACGCTGTCCATGGACAAGCGGATGGCCAACAACTTCAGCGCGTTTGTGGATTACACCTACCAAATCGCAGAGGGCAACGCGAGCGATCCGCAGTCGGCTTACAACGACTTAAAGGGAAACAACCCGCGCGAACCGGAGCAGCAGCTGGTGCCGCTGAATTGGGACCGCAGACACACGTTTAACGCAAGTCTGACGTATGCGATTCCGGGATTGCGCGGATGGGGCGCAACGATTCTGGGCAAGTATGGAAGCGGCCTGCCGTACTCGCCGACAGACGACGGAATTCGCACTGGCTTTGAAAATGACGGGCGGAGGCCGGACTTTTATAATGTGGATTTGAGTGCGTTCAAATCGTTTCCAGTGGGGCGGCACAAGCTGGTGCTGATGCTGACGATGTTGAATGCGCTGGACATTAAGAATGAAGACGGCATTTACGACGACACGGGCCGTGCAGGCTATACAATTGTCGAGAACACGGCGGTCGAAGCGCCGGAATTCAACACCTTGAGCGAAGTATATCCGGATCCCTCCAAGTACTCCCGCCCGAGGATGGTCAAAGTTGGCGTGAGCTACGAGTTCTAA
- a CDS encoding UPF0164 family protein, with protein sequence MKKFKPIILALTICACTMTAFAVSKVGTTAAPFLNIAVGARALGMGGAFTAMADDATALYWNPAGIAGMEKFSASFVHTDWLTDLRFNVVGAVLPLNNDDAIGAQMTLLSMPDQEVTTTQQHQQDGAGYFYSAGSMALQLTYGKQFTDRFKLGLSGKYVREWIWHEAAATVALDLGSVYRTDLNGMRIGIAITNFGGKMQMTGRDLVRFYDVDPTREGNNSRVIANLATDKWPLPLMMRFGLAMEAFQNEKHRMSVALDAQHPNDNDESINLGSEYAFREQFFVRAGYRSLFLRDSEEGATLGFGLKFNTRGGPTFMLDATYEDFGRFDAIYKYSLGIVY encoded by the coding sequence GTGAAGAAGTTTAAACCTATAATACTCGCTCTGACGATCTGCGCCTGCACGATGACCGCTTTTGCAGTCAGCAAGGTAGGCACTACGGCCGCACCGTTTCTGAACATCGCAGTCGGTGCACGCGCGCTGGGCATGGGTGGTGCCTTCACAGCTATGGCAGACGATGCGACGGCGCTTTACTGGAATCCCGCCGGCATCGCCGGAATGGAGAAGTTTTCGGCTTCGTTTGTGCATACGGATTGGCTTACGGATCTGCGATTCAACGTGGTCGGCGCGGTTCTGCCATTAAATAATGACGACGCGATTGGTGCACAGATGACGCTGCTGTCCATGCCGGATCAGGAAGTGACCACGACTCAACAGCATCAGCAGGACGGTGCCGGATATTTCTACAGCGCGGGCAGCATGGCTCTGCAATTAACGTACGGTAAACAATTCACGGATCGATTTAAACTTGGCTTAAGCGGAAAGTACGTACGGGAATGGATCTGGCATGAAGCCGCCGCCACCGTAGCCTTGGATCTCGGAAGCGTCTATCGAACTGACTTGAACGGCATGCGAATCGGGATTGCCATTACGAATTTCGGCGGGAAGATGCAGATGACGGGACGCGACCTCGTGCGCTTCTATGACGTTGACCCGACGCGCGAAGGCAATAACAGCCGTGTGATCGCAAACCTCGCAACAGACAAATGGCCGCTGCCGCTGATGATGCGCTTCGGGCTTGCGATGGAGGCTTTCCAAAATGAGAAGCACCGGATGTCTGTGGCTCTGGATGCACAGCATCCCAACGACAATGACGAATCAATAAATCTCGGATCTGAGTACGCATTCCGCGAGCAGTTTTTCGTTCGCGCGGGGTACCGGTCGCTGTTTTTGCGTGACTCGGAAGAGGGTGCAACTTTGGGATTCGGTCTGAAGTTTAATACTCGCGGCGGGCCGACGTTCATGCTGGATGCCACGTACGAAGACTTCGGACGATTCGATGCGATTTACAAGTACTCTCTGGGGATAGTATATTAG
- a CDS encoding T9SS type A sorting domain-containing protein has protein sequence MFRLKNLVMVAALLVLSVAPVWATAVTFQLNMSVQQDLGNFNPATDIVVVRGTFNGWGGNTHQLTHAGSGLYTITSEIPEGSIEFKYVIVQPGQDVWESVDNRTANVSGATLVLPVVYFNNVESSASADVEVNFRVNMTVQELSGNFEPTTDWVVVRGAHNNLGNWGGAVRLLEETGNPGVYSLRIQFSSLPVNVGVEYKFVILNNGDPDAATWESSANRSFTPTGEEPDILPPPGGNGFGEINPPLVYFADISPDDIITNDVDVIFQVETTPLEGRLADVGYVYDVQTGDTIYSVQSIQAAGFFNNWPWGNFLPEHTMNDNGTNGDLVAGDDIWSATITFAAGSPRMLIYKYGANQLDVEAGFARNHERLLDDSNPTFRLDVDCWGSPDTLYQAWPCLVSSADDRSEPVISDFSLEQNFPNPFNPSTTINFTLTRADVTALRVFDVLGREVAVMNFGRMDAGRHTVSFNGSSLSSGVYFYKLESGAQNATRKMLLLK, from the coding sequence ATGTTTAGGTTAAAGAATTTGGTTATGGTCGCGGCATTACTGGTTCTGAGTGTTGCGCCGGTTTGGGCGACCGCAGTAACGTTCCAGTTGAACATGAGCGTTCAGCAGGATTTGGGCAATTTTAATCCGGCGACGGATATCGTCGTCGTTCGCGGCACGTTCAATGGCTGGGGCGGCAACACTCATCAACTGACTCACGCGGGCAGCGGGCTGTACACGATTACCTCGGAGATTCCCGAAGGTTCAATCGAGTTCAAATACGTAATAGTGCAGCCCGGACAGGACGTTTGGGAGTCCGTGGATAATCGCACAGCCAATGTTTCTGGCGCCACACTGGTGCTGCCGGTGGTCTATTTCAACAATGTCGAATCGTCGGCCAGTGCTGATGTGGAAGTTAACTTCCGTGTGAATATGACGGTTCAGGAGCTGTCGGGAAATTTTGAACCGACAACGGATTGGGTTGTGGTGCGCGGTGCTCACAACAACCTCGGCAACTGGGGCGGCGCCGTTCGACTGCTCGAAGAAACCGGCAATCCGGGCGTTTACTCGCTACGCATTCAGTTCAGCTCACTGCCGGTCAATGTTGGCGTTGAGTACAAGTTTGTGATTCTCAACAATGGCGATCCTGATGCCGCAACATGGGAGTCGAGCGCCAACCGCAGCTTCACGCCAACGGGTGAAGAACCGGACATTCTCCCGCCGCCGGGAGGCAACGGCTTTGGCGAAATCAATCCGCCGCTTGTTTACTTCGCGGACATTTCACCGGACGATATTATCACCAATGATGTCGATGTGATCTTCCAAGTCGAAACTACTCCGCTCGAAGGCCGTTTGGCCGATGTCGGCTATGTTTATGACGTGCAGACAGGTGACACGATTTATTCTGTCCAGTCGATACAGGCCGCAGGATTCTTCAACAACTGGCCGTGGGGCAACTTCCTGCCGGAGCACACGATGAATGACAACGGCACGAACGGTGACCTCGTGGCGGGAGATGACATTTGGTCGGCGACGATCACGTTTGCGGCGGGCAGCCCGCGCATGCTGATTTACAAGTACGGCGCCAATCAATTGGACGTGGAAGCGGGGTTTGCACGGAACCACGAACGTCTGTTAGACGACAGCAATCCGACATTCCGTTTGGACGTCGACTGCTGGGGTTCGCCTGACACGCTCTATCAAGCCTGGCCGTGTCTGGTTTCTTCAGCAGATGACAGGAGCGAACCGGTCATCAGCGATTTCAGCCTTGAGCAGAACTTCCCGAATCCGTTCAACCCGTCGACGACCATCAACTTCACGCTGACGCGCGCGGATGTCACCGCATTGAGGGTGTTTGACGTGCTGGGCCGCGAGGTTGCCGTGATGAACTTCGGCCGGATGGACGCGGGTCGTCATACGGTATCGTTCAATGGAAGCTCGCTGTCGAGCGGTGTCTACTTCTACAAGCTCGAGAGTGGCGCACAGAACGCGACACGCAAGATGCTGCTGTTGAAGTAG